One region of Oncorhynchus nerka isolate Pitt River linkage group LG22, Oner_Uvic_2.0, whole genome shotgun sequence genomic DNA includes:
- the LOC115105735 gene encoding moesin has protein sequence MPKTISVRVTTMDAELEFAIQPNTTGKQLFDQVVKTIGLREVWFFGLQYQDTKGFSTWLKLNKKVTAQDVRKESPLLFKFRGKFFPEDVSEELIQEATQRLFFLQVKEGILNDDIYCPPETAVLLASYAVQAKYADYNKDIHSTGYLSSDKLLPQRVLDQHKLNKEQWEERIQVWHEEHKGMLREDSMMEYLKIAQDLEMYGVNYFSIKNKKGSELWLGVDALGLNIYEQNDKMTPKIGFPWSEIRNISFNDKKFVIKPIDKKAPDFVFYAPRLRINKRILALCMGNHELYMRRRKPDTIEVQQMKAQAREEKNHKKMERALLENEKKKRELAEKEKEKIEKEKEDLMEKLKQIEEQTKKAQQELEEQTRKALELEHERKRAQEEAERLEKERRMAEEAKTALLQQSENQMKNQEHLATELAELTSKISLLEDAKQRKEDEATQWQQKACMVQEDLEKTKEELKSKIMASHIQEPMQAENEHDENDETSDQASAEFTGGISHKDRSEEERMTEAEKNERVQQHLQALSSELAIARDETKKTANDIIHADNVKAGRDKYKTLRQIRSGNTKQRIDEFECM, from the exons ATTAGTGTGCGAGTTACCACGATGGATGCAGAGTTGGAGTTTGCCATCCAGCCCAACACAACGGGAAAGCAACTCTTCGACCAG GTTGTGAAGACAATCGGACTGCGGGAGGTGTGGTTCTTCGGACTGCAGTACCAGGATACAAAAGGTTTCTCAACCTGGCTCAAGCTTAATAAGAAG GTGACTGCCCAGGATGTGAGGAAGGAAAGCCCACTACTGTTCAAGTTCCGCGGAAAGTTCTTCCCTGAGGATGTGTCAGAGGAGCTGATCCAGGAGGCCACCCAGAGGCTGTTCTTCTTGCAGGTGAAGGAGGGGATCCTCAACGATGACATTTACTGCCCCCCGGAGACTGCTGTGCTGCTGGCCTCCTACGCCGTGCAGGCCAAGTATGCTGACTACAACAAGGACATCCACTCAACAGGATACCTGTCCAGTGACAAACTGTTGCCTCAGAG AGTCCTGGACCAGCACAAGCTCAACAAGGAGCAGTGGGAGGAGAGGATCCAGGTGTGGCATGAGGAACACAAGGGCATGCTCAG AGAGGACTCAATGATGGAGTACCTGAAGATTGCTCAGGACCTGGAGATGTACGGTGTCAACTACTTCAGCATCAAGAACAAGAAAGGATCAGAGCTATGGTTAGGAGTGGACGCCCTGGGACTCAACATTTACGAACAGAATGATAA GATGACACCTAAAATTGGATTCCCATGGAGTGAAATCAGGAATATTTCCTTCAATGACAAGAAGTTTGTTATCAAACCCATTGACAAGAAAGCACCA GACTTTGTATTCTATGCTCCACGACTGCGTATCAACAAACGCATCCTGGCACTCTGCATGGGCAATCATGAGCTGTATATGCGTCGCCGCAAACCAGACACCATTGAGGTACAGCAGATGAAGGCCCAGGCCAGAGAGGAAAAGAACCACAAGAAGATGGAGAG GGCACTGCTGGAGAAcgaaaagaagaagagagaacttgctgaaaaagaaaaggaaaagATTGAAAAGGAGAAGGAGGATCTTATGGAGAAACTGAAACAGATTGAGGAACAGACGAAAAAAGCTCAGCAAG AGTTGGAGGAACAGACGCGGAAGGCTCTGGAATTGGAGCATGAGAGGAAGCGTGCTCAGGAGGAGGCGGAGCGTCTGGAGAAGGAGCGCAGGATGGCTGAGGAGGCCAAGACTGCCCTGCTCCAGCAGTCTGAGAACCAGATGAAAAACCAGGAACACTTG GCCACGGAACTGGCTGAGCTAACCTCAAAGATCTCCCTACTGGAGGACGCCAAGCAGAGGAAGGAGGATGAGGCAACGCAGTGGCAACAGAAG GCCTGCATGGTACAGGAGGACCTGGAGAAGACCAAAGAGGAGCTGAAGAGCAAAATCATGGCGTCCCACATACAGGAGCCTATGCAGGCCGAGAACGAGCATGACGAGAACGACGAGACCAGCGACCAGGCCAGCGCCGAGTTCACAGGCGGTATCTCCCACAAAGACCGCAGCGAGGAGGAGCGCATGACCGAAGCCGAGAAGAACGAGCGTGTACAGCAACACCTGCAG GCTTTGAGCTCAGAGTTGGCCATCGCTCGAGATGAGACCAAGAAAACCGCAAATGACATCATCCACGCAGATAACGTGAAAGCGGGACGGGACAAGTACAAGACCCTCCGGCAGATTCGGTCGGGCAACACCAAGCAGCGTATAGACGAGTTTGAGTGCATGTga